Within the Gordonia westfalica genome, the region GACGCCGTCACGGTACCGTCGAGCCGACCTAAATGGAAATAATTGCCAATAGTCTGGAGTGTGGACATGGTGGACCAGAACGCCGCCGACGGGCAGATGAGATTCCTCCCGGCCGACGACCGAACGCCGGTCATCCTGGTGACCGGCCTCGACCGGCCCGCACTCTCGCGGATCGCCGACGCATTGATCGCCGAGCACGGCTCTGTGCAGGTCCACCACGATCTGACCGGGGTCGGCGAAGGTCAGGTGGTGCGGACGCTGAGCTGGCACGAACTCGACGGCCGTCGCCGCCAGGCTGTCACCGTGATCGAACTCGCCCACGGCTGCGTGTCGTGCACCCTGCGCGAGGATCTGTTGCCCCTGCTCCGGCGCCTGCACCGGCGATCATCGGTTCGACGCATCGTTCTCACCCTCGACCCGATCCTGGAACCCGAGCGGATCGCCTGGTCGGTCGAGCACGTGGTCGTCGACGGCCTGCCCGGTGTACCCGCGGCGCCTGCGGCTCTCGACGTCCGGGTGGATTCCACGATCGCGGCTGTGGCAGAGGATGGCTGGCTCGATCAGGCAACAGGAGATCTCGCGCTGTGCGAGGTCCTGCCGGTCCCGCCCGACGACGAGCGCACGCTGGCCCAGGTCGCCGTCGGGCAGGTCGCGTTCGCGGACGCCCTCGTCATCGCCGGAAGTGATGCCGCCGCTCGGGACGCCTGGGAGTCGGCTCGCCTCGCGGCCGTACTCAAGCGCCTGGCACCGAGGGCGCCGATGATGTTCGAGTTGCCGGAACGTCCGATCACTCCCCTGCTCATGGAGCATCTCCGCGCCGCGATCCCGCGCTCCTCGCGGCGCGGACGAATCGACGGACCACACGACCCGCTCCTCGCCGACGAACCCTCCCTCGACCCGGACTGCGGGGTCACCTGGATGGAGTTCCACACCGACCGACCCATGCATCCGGGCCGCCTGCACGACGCGATCGATTCCCTGCTCGACGGCGTGGTCTGCGCCCGGGGACGGCTGTGGCTGGCGACGCAGCCCGATGAGGCCCTGTGGCTGGAGTCGGCCGGAGGCGGCCTCCGCGTCGCACCGGGCGGCAGCTGGCTGGCCGCCATGGACGACGACGAACTCGCCCGGGTCTCGCCCGAGCGTCGCGCCCTCGGCGCGCTGCGCTGGGACGACACCCACGGGGACCGTCATTCGTCGCTGGTCGTGCTCCTCCACCGCGGCGATCCGGCCGACATCACCGAAGCCTTGCGCGCCGCCTGCGTCAACGATGTGGAACTCGCTGCCGGACAGGAGTTCTGGGACACCCTCGACGACCCGTTCGGCCAGTTCCACGCAGACCCGTGTGACGACGTCGACATCGAGGCGCCGATGGCCGACAGTCCCGCGACCGGGGACTCCTCCGACCACTGACGCACGAGCACCGCCCGGACAACCCTCACCCGCCCACGAACAGCGAGATCACCGTGAAGAAGAACATCCATCCCGACTATCACCCCGTCGTCATCCAGGACGCATCCACGGGCAGACAGTTCGTGACCGGGTCCACCGCCACGTCGTCGACGACGATCACGTGGTCCGACGGAAATGTGTACCCGCTCATCGTCGTTGACGTCACCAGCGACTCGCATCCGTTCTACACCGGGGTGTCGACCATCCCCGATGTGGCAGGCCGGGTCGAGAAGTTCCGGCGTCGCTATCCACATCTGAACCGGTGACGTATCGCCGATACTCAGGCATGGTGGAGGGATGGCGGACAACGAGCAGCCGGACTGGACGACGACCCGAGACGACCTGAAGGCAGATCCCGACATGCCCGAGCAGCCCGACGAGCAGGGCGGCCCGGACTCGGTGCTCCCCACGGCCGACGACTCCCCCATCGGCGAGACGCAGCGCATCCGCGAGGAGAAGGCCACGTACGACGCCGCGCCCGCGGACGCCGATTCGGCGAAGGACCATGCCGTCGGCGGATCGGAGGGGACCGCTGATGGCCGGTGAACAGCGCACCATCGTCCTGACGGGTGCCAGCGACGGAATCGGTGCCATCGCGGCGCGGGCACTGGCCGGACCGTCGACCAACCTGATCCTCGTCGGGAGGTCCTCACAGAAGCTGGCGCCCATCGCCGCCGAGACCGGGGCGACGCCGTTCACCGCGGATTTCGCCCATCTGTCCCAGGTGCGTGATCTGGCCGCTCAGATCGCCGGCAGCGTCGACTCCATCGACGTCCTGATGAACAACGCCGGCGGAACGTTCAATCCGTCTCAGCGGACCGCAGACGGGCACGAGCCCAACTTCCAGATCAATCACCTGGCACCGTTCCTGCTGACCAATCTGCTGCGCGACCGGCTCGCCGCCGCTGGGTCGTCGCTGGTCCTGAACACCGCCAGTGTCGGCAATCTCGCCGGGAGTGTCGATCTCGACGACCTGGACTTCGACAGGCGCCGGGCGTTCGGCGGGCGCACCTACGGGACCGCGAAACTGATGAACATCCTGTTCACCCGCGGCATCGCGCAACGCTGGACCGACGACAAGATCTATTCTGCTGCAGTGCATCCCGGTCCTGCGGCGACAAGTTTCGGCCGCGACTCGCGGCTGGTCGGGCTCGCCTACCGCTCGCCCATCGCGCGTTTCGTGACGATCACGCCGGAGCAGGGCGCCGCCCCGCTCATCGCACTCGCCGAACGCGGTGCGGATCCCTCGATCAACGGCGTGTACTTCAGCCGCCACAAGCCGAACGGACTCGAGAACCGGCAGGCCCACAACCAGAGGCTCATCGACGGGCTGTGGGAGAAGTCGGCAGAACTGACCGGGCTCAACTGACTGACCCGCTGAGGGGTCATCCCAACCGAAGGAGGGCAAGATGACACATTCAATTCTCTTCGTCATGACCGGCGCCGACTCGTGGACGCTGAACGACGGGTCGAAACACAAGACGGGTTTCTGGGCCGAGGAGGCCGTCGTACCGCTCGAGGTGTTCCGGGAGGCCGGATACGCGGTGACCGTCGCGACGCCCGGCGGCGTGCGTCCCCCGGTCGACGAGGGCAGTCTCAGTCCCGACGTCGTCGGATCCGCCGAACGCGCCACACAGATGCGGCACCTGGTCGACACCGATCCGGAGTTGCAGGATCCGATCTCGTTGTCCGACGTCGACATCTCCGACTACGACGCGGTGTTCGTACCCGGCGGGCACGGACCGATGGAGGATCTGGCGGTCGACACCGACGCCGGCGCGCTGCTCATCGCCGCCGATCAGGCCAAGAAGACCATCGGCGTCGTCTGCCACGGACCGGCGATCCTGCTGGCCGCCACCGGCGAGGACGGAGTCAACGTCTTCTCCGGCCGCACGGTGACGTGCTTCGGCAACGCCGAGGAGCAACAGGCCGGGCTCGCCGACAAGGCCCCGTGGCTGCTCGAGGACCGGCTCACCCACGCCGGCTTCAAGGTGACCCTCGGCCTGCCGTGGACCGTACACACCCAGGCCGACGGCAACCTCCTCACCGGACAGAATCCGGCGTCGTCGGAGAAGTTGGCACGCGAGGTTCTCCACCGCGTGAAGAAGCTCGCAGAGCAGTCGGCCTAGCGCCGACTCACGCCGGCAGCAGTCCGTCGACGAGAGCGTCGACGATGTCGTCGAGGCGCTCGTCGGGGAGAAGCGGTCCGGTGAGCTGGTCGAGGATCAGCCCGTCGACCGCGTAGTGGAACAGTGCGATCTCCCGTGCCGTACCGGGCAGTCCCGCCTGCTCGTTGAAGGCCACGTCCCCCGCGAAGCCGGTACGACGCCACTCACCGATGATCTCGGCGACCTCGGGTCGTCGGATGCCCTCCAGGCGTAGCTCGATCAGGGCGATCGTCACCTCCCGGTTGGCGAGGAGGCGTTCGACGATGTTGCGCAGGTACTCGCCGAAGAGCTGTCGGCTCGGTGGCAGGCCGGTGCGCTCGGCGATGAACTCCTCGCTGGGGGCCAGTCGCTCGCCGATTCGCTCGACCAGGCCCTGCAGGAGCGCTGAGCGATTCCGGAAGTAGTTCGTCGTCGTTCCCTGGGGGACGCCTGCCTCCCGATCCACCGCGCGGTGGGTGAGCCCCCGTGCCCCCGTCGTCGCCAGGACCGTCAGTCCCGCGTCGGCGAGTGCGCGTCGTCGTTCCTCGTTTCGGGCCATACGGAAAACGATAGCGCGAACCACTACAGCTGTTGTACATTGCAAACCACTACACCTGAAGTGATTGGAGTGAGCTATGCGTGAACTCGTGTACTACGTGGCGGTGAGCCTCGACGGCTACATCGCGGGGCC harbors:
- a CDS encoding type 1 glutamine amidotransferase domain-containing protein; the encoded protein is MTHSILFVMTGADSWTLNDGSKHKTGFWAEEAVVPLEVFREAGYAVTVATPGGVRPPVDEGSLSPDVVGSAERATQMRHLVDTDPELQDPISLSDVDISDYDAVFVPGGHGPMEDLAVDTDAGALLIAADQAKKTIGVVCHGPAILLAATGEDGVNVFSGRTVTCFGNAEEQQAGLADKAPWLLEDRLTHAGFKVTLGLPWTVHTQADGNLLTGQNPASSEKLAREVLHRVKKLAEQSA
- a CDS encoding TetR/AcrR family transcriptional regulator, which codes for MARNEERRRALADAGLTVLATTGARGLTHRAVDREAGVPQGTTTNYFRNRSALLQGLVERIGERLAPSEEFIAERTGLPPSRQLFGEYLRNIVERLLANREVTIALIELRLEGIRRPEVAEIIGEWRRTGFAGDVAFNEQAGLPGTAREIALFHYAVDGLILDQLTGPLLPDERLDDIVDALVDGLLPA
- a CDS encoding SDR family NAD(P)-dependent oxidoreductase; the protein is MAGEQRTIVLTGASDGIGAIAARALAGPSTNLILVGRSSQKLAPIAAETGATPFTADFAHLSQVRDLAAQIAGSVDSIDVLMNNAGGTFNPSQRTADGHEPNFQINHLAPFLLTNLLRDRLAAAGSSLVLNTASVGNLAGSVDLDDLDFDRRRAFGGRTYGTAKLMNILFTRGIAQRWTDDKIYSAAVHPGPAATSFGRDSRLVGLAYRSPIARFVTITPEQGAAPLIALAERGADPSINGVYFSRHKPNGLENRQAHNQRLIDGLWEKSAELTGLN
- a CDS encoding type B 50S ribosomal protein L31, which produces MKKNIHPDYHPVVIQDASTGRQFVTGSTATSSTTITWSDGNVYPLIVVDVTSDSHPFYTGVSTIPDVAGRVEKFRRRYPHLNR
- the mrf gene encoding ribosome hibernation factor-recruiting GTPase MRF; translated protein: MVDQNAADGQMRFLPADDRTPVILVTGLDRPALSRIADALIAEHGSVQVHHDLTGVGEGQVVRTLSWHELDGRRRQAVTVIELAHGCVSCTLREDLLPLLRRLHRRSSVRRIVLTLDPILEPERIAWSVEHVVVDGLPGVPAAPAALDVRVDSTIAAVAEDGWLDQATGDLALCEVLPVPPDDERTLAQVAVGQVAFADALVIAGSDAAARDAWESARLAAVLKRLAPRAPMMFELPERPITPLLMEHLRAAIPRSSRRGRIDGPHDPLLADEPSLDPDCGVTWMEFHTDRPMHPGRLHDAIDSLLDGVVCARGRLWLATQPDEALWLESAGGGLRVAPGGSWLAAMDDDELARVSPERRALGALRWDDTHGDRHSSLVVLLHRGDPADITEALRAACVNDVELAAGQEFWDTLDDPFGQFHADPCDDVDIEAPMADSPATGDSSDH